ACCTATTTTGCCGTTGACCCCGCCGATACGGAACATCGTCTGGAACTTCCTTGAGATGGGCCCCTGATGTCGGGATTACCCGGCAATTTGTGCGAGAGCATCCATTATGCGGCCGATTGCCGACTTCACCCTATGTCAAGCATGCATACCTGTTTGAGGCACTCCGGATATCATCTTCAAATTCCCGAAGTCGCAACCGGATTATAAAGCTTCGCGGAAGGTTAGATTGATGCGCATTCGGCCCAAGGTCGGATGCAAGCCCTCCTTCAGTTCCACTACGCCATGGTAGCAAAGACGCGCGGGCCCGCCCCAGACCGCGACGTCGCCATGGCGCAGCGCATACCTTCGGACGGGATCTTTTCGCCTCAGGCCACCGAACTGGAACGTCGCTGGAAGCCCGAGGGAGACGGATGCGATCGGTCTTTCGAAGTCCCTCTCGTTCTTGTCCTGGTGCAACGACAGGCGGGCGCCCGGTTCGTATCGGTTGATCAAACAGGCGTCCGGCATGAAGTCATGGTAGCCCGCGGCTTCTGCCGCTGCGGCGGCCAGGCTGCGGAAGCTTTCGGGGATCGGCGGCCACCGGTCGCCGCTCTCGGGATCCAGAGCGTCGTAACGATATCCGCTTCGGTCGGTGATCCAACCGGCCGCGCCGCAGTTGGTCATCGCGACTGACATCACAAACCCGCCGGGCGTCACCATATGCCGAAACGGCGAGCGGGCCGTGACGGCATCGAGGCCGATCAGAACGTCGCGTTCGAAAGCGAGGGCGGCGCCGCGCAACAGATACGCTCCCTCGGCGATGGTTTCCCGCGGCCGCTCCGAAGGGTCTATGGCATCGAACAGGTCATTCATCGGGTGTCATCGGCGCTTTGGTCCGACTTGCTTCGATTCTGCCGGCCGTTTCGAATCCGCGTCTCGATCGCGCGGGATGCGCCAGAGATACCAGGCCGCAATGGTGCGGTGCGGCGCCCACGCCTTGCCGATCTCGCGGAGCTTGTTGGGTTTCGGAAGTTCGGCCAGGTTCTTGAGTTTGCGGTAGCCGTCGCGCACGCCGAAATCGTCGACGGGCAGGATATCCATGCGCTCCAGCGAGTACATGAGCAGCATTTCGACGGTCCACCTCCCGATTCCCTTGATCTTCGTGATGCGCTCGACGAGCTCCTCGTCCTCCATTTCGACGGCGTTGCCTCGCGTCGGCACCAGTCCGGACAGCGCGCCGTCGGCGATCGCCTTGATCGTGGCGATCTTGGCCGCCGAGAAGCCGCAGGCGCGCAGCGCGTCGAAGTCGCTACGGAGGATGTTCTCCGGGGTCGGGAACGCGACGTCCGGATGCAGCGCCTTGAGCCGACCGATCATCGCGTCGCCCGCTTTGGCGGTGAGTTGCTGATATCCGATCGCCCGGACCAGCGCCTCATAGGGTTCGCGCGCGGCCTTGGGATCGTGGCGACACGGGCCGACCCGGGCGACCAGGTCGGCCCAGTCGGGATCGATCTTCCGGAGAAAGGCGACCGATTTGCTGTAGCGCGCGAAGGTGGCCATTGGTGCAGGGACGAGTGCTTTCGGGCGGTAGATAGTATTCTCGCCGATTTCGACGAGGTAGCGGGCCATCGAAACGATCAGCCCGCTGCGGCCGCGGTCTTGCGGGATTCTCGATCAAGCAGGACGCGCTTCCGCTCGACCCCCCAAGCGTATCCGGAGAGCGAGCCGTCGTCCCTTACGACCCGATGGCAGGGAATCGCCACGGCAAGGTTGTTGGCCGCGCATGCGCTGGCGATGGCACGGGCCGCTTTGGGTGCCCCGATCCGCCTGGCGACTTCCGCATAGGACACGGTCTGGCCGACGGGAATCTCCTGCAATGCCTGCCACACACGCTGCTGAAAGGCCGTTCCCCGGATATCCAAAGGAAGGCCGAGCCCGATCGCCGGCGCTTCGATGAAACCCACGACGCGCGCCACCAGCGCCTCATAGTTGGGATCGGCGCCGGCCAGCTCAGCCTTCGGGAAGCGATCTTGGAGATCGTGAACGAGTTTGTTCGGATCGTCGCCCAACAGGATGGCAGCGACGCCTTTTTCGCTCGAGGCGACCAGGATCGAGCCGAGCGACGTCTCGCCGACCGCGAAGCGAATTCTCTCGTTGACGCCACCCTCGCGATAACGGCTCGGCGTCATTCCCAGCATGTCGGTCGACTTGGCGTAGAAGCGGCCACTCGAATTGAAGCCGGCGTCGTACATGGCCCCGGTCACG
The Bradyrhizobium sp. KBS0727 genome window above contains:
- the alkB gene encoding DNA oxidative demethylase AlkB; this translates as MNDLFDAIDPSERPRETIAEGAYLLRGAALAFERDVLIGLDAVTARSPFRHMVTPGGFVMSVAMTNCGAAGWITDRSGYRYDALDPESGDRWPPIPESFRSLAAAAAEAAGYHDFMPDACLINRYEPGARLSLHQDKNERDFERPIASVSLGLPATFQFGGLRRKDPVRRYALRHGDVAVWGGPARLCYHGVVELKEGLHPTLGRMRINLTFREAL
- a CDS encoding DNA-3-methyladenine glycosylase, producing MARYLVEIGENTIYRPKALVPAPMATFARYSKSVAFLRKIDPDWADLVARVGPCRHDPKAAREPYEALVRAIGYQQLTAKAGDAMIGRLKALHPDVAFPTPENILRSDFDALRACGFSAAKIATIKAIADGALSGLVPTRGNAVEMEDEELVERITKIKGIGRWTVEMLLMYSLERMDILPVDDFGVRDGYRKLKNLAELPKPNKLREIGKAWAPHRTIAAWYLWRIPRDRDADSKRPAESKQVGPKRR
- the ada gene encoding bifunctional DNA-binding transcriptional regulator/O6-methylguanine-DNA methyltransferase Ada, with the translated sequence MTTADRSKLKLICVADDPRWARVLARDKTADGQFWYSVTTTGVYCRPSCPSRTANPKNVALHDTLASAKATGFRSCKRCHPDGLSLDDENAKLVAKACRLIEENEEPPSLDELAGKVGRSSSYFHRVFKAVTGLTPKDYAAAHQAAKVRQCLETGSSVTGAMYDAGFNSSGRFYAKSTDMLGMTPSRYREGGVNERIRFAVGETSLGSILVASSEKGVAAILLGDDPNKLVHDLQDRFPKAELAGADPNYEALVARVVGFIEAPAIGLGLPLDIRGTAFQQRVWQALQEIPVGQTVSYAEVARRIGAPKAARAIASACAANNLAVAIPCHRVVRDDGSLSGYAWGVERKRVLLDRESRKTAAAAG